One part of the Candida albicans SC5314 chromosome R, complete sequence genome encodes these proteins:
- a CDS encoding uncharacterized protein (Ortholog(s) have phosphatidic acid transporter activity and role in cardiolipin metabolic process, phospholipid transport, positive regulation of phosphatidylcholine biosynthetic process), translated as MVLYFENKHQFKFDFETTSLAYFNRYPNPYAKHVLSIDTIESYIDNQGQLCTTRLIVKTGRLPNFIKPILGNSLNSWIIEKTIINRHDKTLISYTSNLDHRKFIRVEEYLKYSGHQEDNDNGDGRGLTNLESKVKFSSNLFGFKQKIEQWSHQKFSTNIKNSREGLQYVMMKLKQRSNGLLLQERKLKPKPPSQCD; from the coding sequence ATGGTactttattttgaaaataaacatcaatttaaatttgattttgaaactaCAAGTTTAGCTTATTTTAATAGATATCCTAATCCATATGCTAAACATGTATTATCAATAGATACTATTGAGTCAtatattgataatcaaGGTCAATTATGTACTACTAGACTTATAGTTAAAACTGGTCGATTaccaaattttattaagCCAATATTAGGTAATAGTTTAAATTCTTggattattgaaaaaactaTAATTAATCGACATGATAAAACATTGATTTCTTATACTAGTAATCTTGATCATCGGAAATTTATTCGTGTTGAAGAATATCTTAAATATTCGGGTCATCAagaagataatgataatggtgATGGAAGAGGATTGACAAATTTGGAGAGTAAAGTGAAATTTagttcaaatttatttgggtttaaacaaaaaattgaacaatggagtcatcaaaaattttccactaatattaaaaattctCGTGAGGGATTACAATACGttatgatgaaattgaaacaacGAAGTaatggattattattacaagaGAGAAAGCTAAAGCCAAAGCCACCAAGTCAATGTGATTAA
- the WAL1 gene encoding actin-binding protein (Protein required for hyphal growth and for wild-type cell morphology, polarized budding, endocytosis, vacuole morphology; similar to Wiskott-Aldrich syndrome protein; localizes to cortical actin patches and hyphal tips) yields the protein MGILTTQDKEKVKRAIPKANNKIIDATVARLYIAYPDPTKWAYTGLVGAIALVDDLVGHTFFLKLVDIIGHRGVVWDQELYVNFEYNQDRKYFHTFEIEECFVGLLFEDTNDATHFYKRVTTRQKYGSSATVKNKSAIALKERIGSNKSYEIPGPRGEFMDVNTAQRQRRAKGVLYYDDVPPPEWRSLYAELEAAGITEDMIADNRQFIKDYISQQGGPLVGLEPPIPRKFQRKHEIEHSMAIAEPLTVSISSSSSNTTSKHKKAPPPPPPPPPSGPTSQQQQQQQQQSTTVDHHYPSNESKEPSYSPSPSPTSTSTSTPEPESHEITPAKPRFRLPPSTAIAPPVRNTSLPPNGPQFIDKPLPKVPLPLSPVSPQAPNHAYPTTTNTNTNTNTPFNHSVHQVPPPPPARATPPAPPPRARTNQLGLPPRNTPGLPPRTNNTQPPPAPPPRASRGAVPPPPPPPPRATRAPMQLQLQSSPQSSPISPPAQQQQQQQYPSIPPRENTSAIISSPPPAPPLPQQPRPTIATPQQQQQQLPQATTSSVASPAPPLPPQMNQTTQQTPATTTTTTTTTTPSIPAPPPPPPAPPMPDMSNDTSTSANTGGGISEATGDAGRDALLASIRGAGIGVLKKTDKSQLEKPSILLQEAKGETPQINSNTGTSSNAPPATLADAPPATLADAPPATLADALASALNKRKEKVAQSDDEEDDDW from the coding sequence ATGGGGATATTAACTACTcaagataaagaaaaagttaaaCGGGCTATTCCAAAAgccaacaataaaataatcGATGCAACGGTGGCTCGATTATATATTGCTTATCCTGATCCTACTAAATGGGCTTATACAGGATTGGTAGGAGCAATTGCATtagttgatgatttagTAGGtcatactttttttttaaaattagtCGATATTATTGGTCATAGAGGGGTTGTATGGGATCAAGAATTATATGtgaattttgaatataatCAAGATCGGAAATATTTCCAtacttttgaaattgaagaatgtTTTGTgggattattatttgaagatACTAATGATGCTACTCATTTTTATAAACGAGTAACTACTCGACAAAAATATGGATCTAGTGCCACtgtgaaaaataaaagtgCTATTGCcttgaaagaaagaattggaTCAAATAAATCTTATGAAATTCCTGGTCCCAGAGGAGAATTTATGGATGTGAATACTGCTCAACGACAAAGAAGGGCTAAAGGAGTATTATATTATGATGATGTCCCACCACCAGAATGGAGATCATTATATGCTGAATTGGAAGCAGCAGGTATTACTGAAGATATGATTGCTGACAATCGacaatttattaaagatTATATTTCTCAACAAGGTGGTCCTTTAGTTGGATTAGAACCTCCAATTccaagaaaatttcaaagaaAACATGAAATTGAACATTCGATGGCTATTGCTGAACCTTTAACAGtatcaatatcttcatcatcgtcaAACACAACTTCAAAACACAAAAaagcaccaccaccacctccgCCACCGCCACCGTCAGGACCAACATcccagcaacaacaacaacaacaacaacaatcaactaCAGTTGATCATCATTATCCACTGaatgaatcaaaagaaCCTTCTTAttcaccatcaccatcacctACATCTACATCTACATCTACACCTGAACCGGAATCTCATGAAATAACACCAGCAAAACCAAGATTTAGATTACCTCCATCGACAGCTATTGCTCCCCCAGTAAGAAATACTTCACTACCACCTAATGGACCTCAATTTATTGACAAACCATTACCTAAAgtaccattaccattatcaCCAGTATCTCCACAAGCACCAAATCATGCCTacccaacaacaacaaatacaaatacaaatacaaatacaCCATTCAACCATTCTGTCCATCAAGTTCCACCTCCTCCACCAGCAAGGGCAAcaccaccagcaccacCTCCACGAGCAAGAACTAATCAACTTGGATTACCACCCAGAAATACTCCTGGATTACCACCAAGAACTAATAATACACAACCACCACCTGCACCACCACCGAGAGCTTCAAGAGGTGCAgttccaccaccaccaccaccaccacctaGAGCTACTAGAGCTCCAATGCAATTACAACTTCAAAGTTCACCACAAAGCTCACCCATATCACCACCAgcacaacagcaacagcaacaacaatatccATCAATTCCACCAAGAGAGAATACCAGTGCTATTAtatcatcaccaccaccagcaccTCCATTACCTCAACAACCTAGACCTACAATTGCAACacctcaacaacaacaacaacaattaccTCAAGCAACAACCAGTTCAGTAGCCTCACCAGCACCTCCACTACCACCTCAAATGAATCAGACCACCCAACAGACACCAgcaactactactacaacaacaacaacaacaacgcCATCTATACCAGCGcctccacctccaccaccaGCGCCACCAATGCCAGATATGTCAAATGACACAAGCACAAGCGCTAATACTGGCGGAGGAATTTCTGAAGCAACAGGTGACGCAGGAAGAGATGCTCTTTTGGCATCAATTAGAGGTGCTGGTATTGGAGTATTAAAGAAAACTGATAAATCTCAATTAGAAAAACCAAGTATATTATTACAAGAAGCAAAAGGTGAAACCCCTCaaattaattcaaatacAGGTACTAGCAGTAATGCACCACCTGCTACTTTAGCCGATGCACCACCTGCTACTTTAGCCGATGCACCACCTGCTACTTTAGCCGATGCATTAGCTTCTGCTTTGAATAagaggaaagaaaaagttgctcaaagtgatgatgaagaagatgatgattggtaa
- a CDS encoding uncharacterized protein (Protein of unknown function; rat catheter and flow model biofilm induced) — protein sequence MVKNHLTTTTTTTDNSPITNNNNNNTFLSNKPRRKSKSSIRNRNHHRHGKSLSPNLSTTTTTTATMATTTTTTTTTTTTTSSSNARPKPKMIKRRNSSFANSSSPWYRRNSFLSKSMIQNEIFQVYESPYYYTTTTKRNAAYSIISLKECQGFIFNQDLFATPFQQSRSLAIEKTRLLRLKKQQRQQQEKENKKKNKNKNKKGSEMIVQNDHDDDDVVVVEGDCFRRHSSYHPMRPRLISIVENNHNHKDKRNSIDNDNAIIDEDEEEKEKKEEDNKEEEEEEEEEVVSMDIDMEENENNNNNTDKEKKEESNTNSIIFHNDEDDQHDDHEINSDAMSIDSIDSNDELEEPEEEEEEEEETNNTYINDYEEMEGYGGDNNRRYKVQVTEIIINENDNNIFPE from the coding sequence ATGGTAAAAAATCACTtaacaaccacaaccacaacaactGATAATAGCCCTAtcactaataataataataataacaccTTCCTATCTAACAAACCTAGAcgtaaatcaaaatcatcaataagAAATCGCAACCATCATCGACACGGTAAATCCTTATCaccaaatttatcaaccaCCACGACCACCACGGCCACCATGGCCACGACGACCACGACGACCACGACgaccacaaccaccactTCCTCTTCTAATGCTAgaccaaaaccaaaaatgaTCAAACGAAgaaattcatcatttgctaattcttcatctcCATGGTATAGACgtaattcttttttatcaaaatcaatgattcaaaatgaaattttccAAGTTTATGAAAGTCCTTATTATTATACCACAACAACTAAGAGAAACGCGGCGTATAGtattatttcattaaaaGAATGTCAAggatttatatttaatcAAGATTTATTTGCTACACCTTTCCAACAACTGAGAAGTTTGgctattgaaaaaacacGATTATTAAGActaaagaaacaacaaagacaacaacaagaaaaggagaataagaagaagaataagaataagaataagAAAGGGTCTGAGATGATTGTACAAAATGAccatgatgatgatgatgttgttgttgttgagggTGATTGTTTTAGAAGACATAGTAGTTATCATCCTATGAGACCTAGACTTATCAGTATTGTTGAGAATAACCATAATCATAAAGATAAAAGAAATAGTATTGATAATGACAATgcaataattgatgaagatgaagaagagaaGGAGAAGAAAGAGGAAGATAACAAAGAggaagaggaggaggaggaggaggaagtTGTTAGTATGGATATAGATAtggaagaaaatgaaaacaacaataacaacactGATAAGGAGAAGAAGGAAGAATCAAATactaattcaattattttccACAATGACGAGGATGACCAACATGATGATCATGAAATTAATAGTGATGCTATGCTGAtagattcaattgattcaaatgatgaattagaagaacccgaagaagaagaagaagaagaagaagaaacgAACAACACTTATATCAATGATTATGAAGAAATGGAAGGATATGGAGgtgataataatagaaGATATAAAGTTCAAGTTAcagaaatcattattaatgaaaatgataataatatttttcccgaataa
- a CDS encoding uncharacterized protein (Ortholog(s) have role in cytoplasmic translation and cytoplasm, nucleus localization): protein MSGRQGGKAKPLKAPKKKQQDFDEDDAAFKAKQKADAAAKKAMAEKAKKGGPLVGGGIKKSGKK from the coding sequence ATGTCCGGACGTCAAGGAGGTAAAGCTAAACCATTAAAAGcaccaaaaaagaaacaacaagatttcgatgaagatgatgctGCTTTTAAAGCTAAACAAAAAGCTGATGCTGCTGCTAAAAAAGCCATGGCTGAAAAAGCTAAAAAAGGTGGTCCATTAGTTGGAGGTGGTATTAAAAAGAGTGGTAAAAAATAG